A window from Brucella sp. BE17 encodes these proteins:
- a CDS encoding LysR family transcriptional regulator, producing the protein MTAPVQHPLPLLDIDVLRTFVAIADTGSFSSAANAVFRTPSAVSMQIKKLEEQIGVSVFERDARSVTLTSDGEVLLGFARRLLALNREAVSKFVAPTVTGVVRLGSPDDIGECVLPLVLKRFAETHPGVTVDVVIDQSVNLRKRFAEGRLDLTLVNLSYAMPGKSDIEILLDEELVWAGAKCGNAYRLDPLPLSIWEEGCAWRGNALQALDNAGRPYRIAYMSSHSTGQRAAIMADLAIAPFGKTLLGDGIVALGPEHGLPPLKNYQLGMIIKPDGGAHIQAVAKNLRQVFETYRRSGRFETIRAC; encoded by the coding sequence ATGACCGCGCCCGTTCAACACCCTCTCCCTCTGCTCGATATTGATGTGCTGCGCACTTTCGTGGCGATCGCGGATACCGGCAGTTTTTCGTCTGCTGCCAATGCCGTGTTCCGCACGCCTTCAGCTGTTTCCATGCAGATTAAGAAACTCGAAGAGCAGATTGGCGTCAGCGTGTTCGAACGTGATGCGCGGTCCGTTACACTGACGAGCGATGGAGAAGTTCTTCTGGGGTTTGCGCGCCGTCTGCTGGCGCTCAACCGCGAGGCGGTCTCCAAATTCGTGGCACCCACCGTGACTGGCGTGGTGAGGCTCGGTTCGCCGGATGATATTGGCGAATGCGTCCTGCCCCTCGTTCTCAAGCGTTTCGCTGAAACGCATCCAGGCGTCACGGTTGACGTCGTGATCGACCAGAGCGTCAACCTGCGCAAGCGCTTTGCTGAAGGGAGGCTTGATCTGACACTGGTCAATCTCTCCTACGCCATGCCGGGGAAGTCGGATATAGAGATATTGCTCGATGAGGAACTCGTCTGGGCTGGCGCGAAATGCGGAAATGCCTATCGGCTCGATCCGTTGCCACTTTCCATCTGGGAAGAGGGCTGCGCCTGGCGCGGTAATGCGTTGCAGGCACTCGACAATGCCGGTCGCCCCTATCGCATCGCCTATATGAGTTCTCATTCTACCGGCCAGCGTGCGGCGATCATGGCGGATTTGGCCATCGCGCCCTTTGGTAAGACGCTGCTGGGCGATGGCATTGTCGCGCTCGGGCCGGAACATGGTCTGCCGCCGCTGAAGAACTATCAGCTTGGTATGATCATAAAACCCGATGGAGGCGCGCATATTCAGGCCGTCGCCAAAAATCTGCGTCAGGTTTTTGAAACCTACCGCCGCAGTGGCCGTTTTGAAACTATTCGGGCCTGTTGA
- a CDS encoding entericidin EcnAB has translation MKLSRIVPVAIILCAFTLASCANTVRGVGRDVKGTANAVEESVQ, from the coding sequence ATGAAATTGTCCCGAATTGTCCCGGTTGCTATCATTCTTTGTGCATTCACTCTGGCTTCTTGTGCCAATACCGTCCGTGGCGTCGGGCGAGACGTCAAGGGAACGGCCAATGCCGTTGAAGAGAGCGTTCAGTAA
- a CDS encoding GlxA family transcriptional regulator, whose protein sequence is MQQASLVKRSIVFFLVPNFSLIAFATAIEPLRIANRMLGYEAYRWRLTSVDGNPVTASNGVSCAVDASLEDERRFLQREQRPSMVFVCSGMHVEAFRNKSVFAWLREEYNRGVAVGGLCTGSHILAAAGLLSGKRCAIHWENLPGFAEAFPKADVYADLFEIDGNIYTCAGGTASLDMMLKLIGDDFDADLVNKICEQALTDRVRNPQDRQRLPLRARLGSQNSKVLTIIEMMEANLSEPQALINVAHTIGLSRRQVERLFRQEMGRSPARYYLEVRLDRARHLLLQSSMPVVEVAVACGFVSASHFSKCYRELYGRSPQQERAERKMLIAA, encoded by the coding sequence ATGCAACAGGCTTCATTGGTAAAAAGATCAATCGTATTTTTTCTCGTTCCGAATTTTTCGCTGATTGCCTTTGCAACGGCGATAGAACCACTGCGCATAGCCAATCGCATGCTTGGCTATGAGGCCTATCGCTGGCGGCTAACCTCGGTTGATGGCAATCCCGTGACAGCCTCCAACGGTGTATCCTGTGCAGTCGATGCCTCACTTGAAGACGAGCGGCGTTTCCTGCAACGTGAACAGCGCCCTTCGATGGTCTTCGTCTGCTCCGGCATGCATGTCGAGGCATTTCGCAACAAATCGGTCTTTGCCTGGTTGCGCGAGGAATATAACCGCGGCGTGGCCGTGGGAGGTTTATGCACCGGCTCCCATATTCTGGCGGCTGCCGGTCTTCTTTCCGGCAAGCGCTGCGCCATTCACTGGGAAAACCTGCCGGGCTTTGCCGAAGCTTTCCCCAAGGCGGACGTTTATGCCGATCTTTTCGAGATCGACGGCAATATCTACACCTGCGCTGGCGGAACCGCCTCGCTCGACATGATGCTCAAACTGATCGGTGATGATTTCGACGCAGATCTGGTCAACAAGATCTGTGAACAGGCGTTGACTGACCGCGTGCGCAATCCGCAGGACCGGCAGCGCCTGCCGCTGCGCGCGCGCCTCGGCAGCCAGAATTCCAAGGTTTTGACGATCATCGAAATGATGGAAGCCAACCTATCCGAGCCGCAGGCGCTGATAAATGTCGCCCATACGATCGGCCTGTCGCGCCGTCAGGTAGAGCGGCTGTTCCGGCAGGAAATGGGACGCTCGCCGGCGCGCTATTATCTGGAAGTGCGGCTTGACCGGGCGCGGCACCTTCTGTTGCAATCCTCCATGCCGGTGGTAGAGGTGGCTGTTGCCTGCGGTTTTGTATCCGCTTCGCATTTTTCCAAATGCTACCGCGAGCTTTACGGGCGCTCACCGCAACAGGAACGCGCAGAGCGCAAAATGCTGATCGCGGCCTGA